In the genome of Candoia aspera isolate rCanAsp1 chromosome 1, rCanAsp1.hap2, whole genome shotgun sequence, one region contains:
- the EVA1A gene encoding protein eva-1 homolog A — MKHRGEHQRSMKPASTSTGISLFSNILSAYSFITENPERAALCFLSGICIGLLLTLLALVVQISCQTDCKRSSAQRPSCNSDGSWSDSDSDTTSDLSVRLQRRFERTLNMNVFTSAEELERAQRLEERERIIREIWMNGQPDIPGTRSLNRYY, encoded by the exons ATGAAGCACAGAGGAGAACATCAAAGAAGTATGAAGCCTGCAAGTACCAGCACAGGGATATCCTTGTTCAGCAATATTCTGTCAGCGTATTCCTTTATCACAG AAAACCCTGAACGTGCCGCTCTCTGTTTTCTGTCTGGGATTTGTATTGGACTTCTCTTGACCTTGTTGGCTTTAGTTGTCCAAATCTCCTGTCAGACTGATTGCAAGCGGTCGTCAGCCCAAAGGCCATCATGCAACAGTGACGGTAGCTGGAGTGACAGCGACTCAGATACCACCTCGGACCTGTCTGTGCGACTGCAACGCCGGTTCGAAAGGACTCTGAACATGAATGTTTTTACCTCGGCTGAGGAGCTCGAGAGAGCCCAACGGCTGGAGGAAAGGGAGCGCATCATCCGAGAGATATGGATGAACGGCCAGCCAGACATTCCAGGAACCAGGAGCCTGAATCGCTACTATTGA